In Equus asinus isolate D_3611 breed Donkey chromosome 13, EquAss-T2T_v2, whole genome shotgun sequence, one DNA window encodes the following:
- the LOC106821942 gene encoding putative olfactory receptor 3A4: MGDLCSLLLLVDGASGNDSEVTEFVLLGLTETPALQPILFVIFLLAYAVTVGGNSSILAAILAEPKLHTPMYFFLGNLSLLDVGCISVTVPAMLRHFMSHNRGIPYQACLSQLFFFHLLAGVDCFLLTVMAYDRYLAICQPLTYSTRMSWGIQQALVAMSCVFSFTNALTQTVALSTLKFCGPNVINHFYCDLPQLFQLSCSSIQLNEQLLFAAAAFMGVAPLILITVSYAHVVAAVLRIRSPEGRKKAFSTCGSHLTVVGIFYGTGVFSYMRLGSVEASDKDKGIGILNTVISPMLNPLIYSLRNPDVQGALRQVLTRRQPPK, from the exons ATGGGAGAT CTTTGCTCACTTCTACTGCTCGTGGATGGAGCCTCAGGAAATGACTCCGAGGTCACCGAGTTTGTCCTGCTGGGCCTAACGGAGACTCCAGCCCTACAGCCCATCCTCTTCGTCATCTTCCTTCTTGCTTATGCAGTTACTGTTGGTGGCAATTCCAGCATCCTGGCTGCCATCCTTGCTGAACCCAaactccacacccccatgtacttcttcctagGGAACTTGTCCCTGCTGGATGTTGGGTGCATCAGCGTCACTGTCCCCGCCATGCTGAGGCACTTCATGTCCCATAACAGAGGCATTCCCTATCaggcctgcctctcccagctcttCTTCTTCCACCTCCTGGCTGGGGTGGACTGCTTCCTCCTGActgtcatggcctatgaccgctatctGGCCATCTGCCAGCCCCTCACCTATAGCACCCGCATGAGCTGGGGAATCCAGCAAGCCCTGGTGGCTATGTCTTGTGTCTTTTCCTTCACCAATGCACTGACCCAAACTGTTGCCTTATCTACTCTTAAATTTTGTGGCCCCAATGTGATCAATCACTTCTACTGTGACCTCCCACAGCTCTTCCAGCTCTCCTGCTCCAGCATCCAACTCAATGAGCAGTTGCTCTTTGCAGCAGCAGCCTTCATGGGTGTTGCCCCCTTAATCCTCATCACTGTGTCCTATGCACACGTGGTAGCCGCAGTCCTGCGAATCCGCTCTCCTGAGGGCAGGAAGAAAGCCTTCTCCACGTGTGGCTCCCACCTCACTGTGGTGGGCATCTTCTATGGGACAGGAGTATTCAGCTACATGAGACTGGGCTCAGTGGAGGCTTCAGACAAGGACAAGGGGATTGGCATCCTCAACACTGTCATCAGCCCCATGCTGAACCCACTCATCTACAGCCTCCGGAACCCTGATGTGCAGGGCGCACTGCGGCAGGTGCTCACCAGGAGACAGCCCCCCAAGTGA
- the LOC106821941 gene encoding olfactory receptor 3A10, producing MEPGSWGNRTTVTEFVLLGLTENVRLQPILFAVFLCAYVVTVGGNFSILAAILVEPKLHTPMYYFLGNLSLLDIGCITVTVPPMLACLLAHHCRVPYAACISQLFFFHLLAGVDCHLLTAMAYDRYLAICQPLTYSTRMSRVVQGALVGICCTVSFINALTHTVAVSVLDFCGPNVVNHFYCDLPPLFQLSCSSIHLNGQLLFVGATFMGVIPMILISASYAHVAAAVLRIRSAEGRKKAFSTCGSHLTVVCIFYGTGFFSYMRLGSVSASDKDKGIGILNTILSPMLNPVIYSLRNPDVQGALKRVLTGKRPPE from the coding sequence ATGGAGCCAGGTTCCTGGGGGAACAGGACAACTGTCACTGAGTTCGTCCTTCTTGGCCTAACAGAGAACGTAAGACTGCAACCCATCctttttgctgtcttcctttgcgCCTATGTGGTCACAGTCGGAGGCAACTTCAGCATCCTGGCTGCCATCTTGGTGGAGCCCAAACTCCACACTCCTATGTACTACTTCCTGGGGAACCTGTCTCTGCTGGACATTGGATGCATCACTGTCACTGTTCCTCCCATGCTGGCATGTCTCCTGGCCCACCATTGCAGAGTTCCCTATGCTGCCTGCATTTCACAGCTCTTTTTTTTCCACCTCCTGGCGGGTGTAGACTGTCACCTCTTGACagccatggcctatgaccgctaccTGGCCATCTGCCAGCCCCTCACCTACAGCACCCGCATGAGCCGTGTAGTTCAGGGTGCCCTGGTCGGCATTTGCTGCACTGTCTCCTTCATCAATGCTCTGACTCACACAGTGGCTGTGTCCGTGCTTGATTTCTGTGGCCCTAATGTGGTCAACCACTTCTACTGCGACCTCCCACCTCTTTTCCAGCTCTCCTGCTCCAGCATTCACCTCAATGGGCAGCTGCTCTTTGTAGGGGCCACCTTCATGGGGGTGATTCCCATGATCCTTATCTCAGCCTCCTATGCCCATGTCGCAGCTGCAGTACTACGCATCCGCTCAGCCGAGGGGAGGAAGAAGGCATTCTCCACGTGTGGCTCCCACCTCACCGTGGTCTGTATCTTTTACGGAACTGGCTTCTTCAGTTACATGCGTTTGGGCTCAGTGTCAGCCTCAGACAAGGACAAGGGGATTGGGATCCTCAATACTATCCTCAGCCCCATGCTGAACCCAGTCATCTACAGCCTCCGGAACCCTGATGTGCAGGGTGCCCTGAAGAGGGTGCTAACAGGAAAGAGGCCCCCAGAGTGA